Proteins encoded in a region of the Scrofimicrobium sp. R131 genome:
- the ligA gene encoding NAD-dependent DNA ligase LigA: MSETVVPPEAAARWRDLADLIEEARHRYYDLDQPTLADAEYDAAFRELTELEAQYPQLASQDSPTATVGGAAQSTFDPVVHREQMYSLEDVFSLDEVAAWQRKMADNWPGEDLAFTAEVKIDGLAVSLTYQNGRLIQAATRGDGKVGEDVTANVRTISSVPARLQGSGWPELVEVRGEVFFLLKDFESVNDQRLAQDERPFVNPRNAAAGSLRQKDPAVTASRPLSMFAHGIGYVEPGPGFVAPTTQEGWYQQLRNWGLPTSPYTQVVHTVDQTRALIERVGSERAQIEHEIDGIVLKLNDLDQQRELGFTSRTPRWAVAYKYPPQEVFTRLLDIQVQVGRTGRVTPFAIFEKVLVAGSHLQHATLHNEEMVRRKGILIGDKVIVRKAGDVIPEVVGPVLEDRDGTERPFVMPTRCPSCGTELAPAKEGDIDLRCPNAGGCPAQITERLAHLGSRGALDVEGLGDEAALALTQPEAGRDEVIAALATGATLTLEDGTVLSLAQPELIPHGERFDRAAQLLPPPTGPVLTSEKDVFDLRVEDLADVLVWRPVNVKGVPTGDWRQVRYFWSQPWRKQGKKFVPVQSVPRKNTVTMLEQLEAAKTKELWRLLVALSIRHVGPTAAQALAQHLPSLDRIEAATREELAQVEGVGQVIAESLEGWFAVDWHREIIDAWRASGVRFADQQVEELPQVLAGLTVVVSGAMPGFDREEAKEAIVARGGKAASSVSKRTAVVVAGPGAGSKVAKAEALGVPVLTEEHFADLLARGQVAIEEARANQS, from the coding sequence ATGAGTGAAACTGTGGTGCCCCCAGAGGCGGCGGCTCGTTGGCGTGACCTGGCCGACCTAATTGAGGAAGCTCGGCATCGGTACTACGACCTGGACCAGCCCACTTTGGCCGATGCTGAGTACGACGCAGCCTTTCGGGAACTGACGGAACTGGAGGCCCAGTACCCGCAGTTGGCCTCACAGGATTCCCCGACCGCCACCGTGGGCGGGGCCGCACAAAGCACGTTCGACCCGGTGGTGCACCGGGAGCAGATGTACTCGCTCGAAGACGTCTTCTCCTTGGACGAGGTGGCCGCCTGGCAGCGGAAAATGGCGGACAATTGGCCCGGGGAGGACCTGGCTTTCACCGCGGAAGTGAAGATCGACGGATTGGCGGTCAGTCTGACCTACCAAAACGGTCGCCTGATCCAGGCTGCCACCCGCGGGGACGGAAAAGTGGGGGAGGATGTCACTGCTAACGTTCGCACCATCTCCTCAGTTCCGGCCCGCCTGCAGGGCAGCGGCTGGCCGGAACTGGTGGAGGTTCGCGGCGAGGTCTTCTTCCTGCTGAAGGACTTCGAATCGGTCAACGACCAGCGGTTGGCTCAGGATGAGCGCCCGTTCGTGAACCCTCGGAATGCGGCTGCCGGCTCGCTGCGGCAGAAGGATCCGGCGGTGACCGCCTCGCGGCCGCTGTCGATGTTTGCCCACGGAATCGGCTATGTGGAGCCGGGCCCGGGTTTCGTTGCGCCCACCACCCAGGAGGGTTGGTATCAGCAGCTTCGCAATTGGGGCCTGCCGACCTCTCCCTACACCCAGGTCGTGCACACGGTTGACCAGACCCGGGCGCTGATTGAGCGGGTTGGCAGTGAGCGGGCCCAGATTGAACATGAGATCGACGGGATCGTCCTCAAGCTAAACGACCTGGATCAGCAGCGGGAGCTGGGTTTCACCTCGCGCACCCCGCGGTGGGCGGTGGCCTACAAGTACCCGCCGCAGGAAGTGTTCACCCGACTGTTAGACATTCAGGTGCAGGTCGGCCGGACCGGGCGGGTCACGCCGTTTGCCATCTTCGAGAAGGTCCTGGTGGCCGGCTCTCACCTGCAGCACGCCACTTTGCACAATGAAGAGATGGTCCGGCGCAAAGGCATCCTGATTGGGGACAAGGTGATCGTCCGGAAGGCGGGCGACGTGATCCCCGAGGTGGTGGGACCGGTGCTGGAGGATCGGGACGGGACCGAACGCCCCTTTGTGATGCCGACCCGGTGTCCCTCCTGCGGGACGGAGCTGGCACCGGCGAAAGAGGGGGACATCGACCTGCGCTGTCCGAACGCGGGTGGCTGTCCCGCCCAGATTACCGAACGCTTGGCGCACCTCGGATCGCGCGGAGCACTAGACGTGGAAGGACTTGGGGACGAGGCGGCGTTGGCCCTGACCCAACCGGAAGCCGGCCGGGACGAGGTGATCGCCGCCCTGGCCACCGGCGCCACCCTGACCCTGGAGGACGGGACGGTGCTGTCGCTGGCCCAGCCGGAACTAATTCCTCACGGGGAACGGTTTGACCGGGCCGCCCAGCTCCTTCCCCCGCCAACCGGGCCGGTGCTCACTTCCGAGAAAGACGTGTTTGACCTGCGGGTGGAGGACCTGGCTGACGTCCTGGTTTGGCGACCGGTAAACGTGAAGGGTGTGCCCACCGGTGACTGGCGCCAGGTACGCTACTTCTGGTCCCAACCCTGGCGCAAACAGGGGAAAAAGTTCGTTCCGGTGCAGTCGGTTCCGCGCAAAAACACCGTGACGATGCTGGAGCAGCTGGAAGCCGCCAAGACGAAGGAACTGTGGCGCCTACTGGTGGCCCTTTCGATTCGTCACGTCGGCCCGACCGCAGCCCAAGCCCTGGCCCAGCATCTGCCCAGTCTGGACCGGATCGAGGCGGCCACACGGGAGGAACTGGCCCAGGTGGAGGGGGTTGGTCAGGTGATCGCCGAGTCGCTGGAAGGTTGGTTTGCTGTCGACTGGCACCGAGAGATCATCGACGCCTGGCGTGCCTCCGGGGTCAGGTTCGCCGACCAGCAGGTAGAGGAACTTCCCCAGGTGCTGGCGGGCCTAACGGTGGTTGTCTCCGGCGCCATGCCCGGGTTTGACCGGGAGGAAGCGAAAGAGGCGATTGTGGCTCGCGGGGGGAAGGCCGCGTCGTCCGTCTCCAAACGGACCGCCGTGGTGGTGGCCGGACCCGGGGCCGGATCAAAGGTGGCTAAGGCCGAAGCCCTCGGAGTCCCGGTCCTGACTGAGGAGCACTTCGCAGACCTGCTGGCCCGGGGCCAGGTGGCCATCGAAGAGGCGCGCGCCAACCAGTCCTAA
- the gatC gene encoding Asp-tRNA(Asn)/Glu-tRNA(Gln) amidotransferase subunit GatC translates to MSKFSADEVARVAQLARIALTEEEIERLAGELDVITSAIDKVSEVATDDLPATSHPLPLTNVMRADVRGPVLNRDEVLAAAPASEAGQFMVPQMLEED, encoded by the coding sequence ATGTCAAAATTCTCCGCTGATGAAGTCGCGCGCGTGGCCCAGTTGGCCCGCATTGCCCTAACGGAGGAAGAAATCGAGCGTCTAGCCGGTGAGCTAGATGTGATCACTTCCGCCATCGACAAAGTGTCCGAAGTGGCCACGGATGACCTCCCTGCCACCTCGCACCCGCTGCCCCTGACCAACGTGATGCGCGCCGATGTGCGCGGTCCGGTGCTGAACCGGGACGAGGTGCTGGCGGCCGCCCCCGCCTCGGAAGCCGGCCAGTTCATGGTCCCGCAGATGTTGGAGGAAGACTGA
- a CDS encoding phospholipase D-like domain-containing protein: MEPKRRRRQRPKLRKFIKGVLLTTFSLQLVAVTAVHMLDRLRKARVPGGVTGFPALHPSDTAVSEDVVRTYTEGQSLYHDMLTAIRGAKELIFFETYVWRADLSGQEFKTALIEAAERGVEVYVIYDGFGSFLQSPRFKMFPRIPTLHVHKLPEIRFGLLTLNARRTGRTHRKLLVVDDQVGFIGGFNIGDDFGTEWRDTHLRVIGPSVTELSDGFVTFWNFLRRRHEPELEDRYASPWMAEITTAFNLPSRLLFPIRGLYLEAFDRAQDHIYLTTPYFIPDREFTAGLLAAVHRGVQVRILIPEYSNHILADWVSRPYLGPLLRGGVEIWLYQHAMIHSKTMTVDGIWATVGTANIDRLSMMGNAEVNMQIVSPEFAQRMEEAFNNDLTTARQLTLAEWEQRSWLTKFTEVLLGPFNPVV; this comes from the coding sequence ATGGAACCCAAGCGTCGTCGCCGCCAGCGCCCCAAGCTGCGCAAGTTCATCAAAGGCGTCCTGCTGACCACCTTTTCGCTGCAGTTGGTAGCAGTGACCGCAGTGCACATGCTGGACCGGCTCCGCAAAGCCCGGGTCCCCGGTGGCGTCACCGGATTTCCAGCCCTGCACCCCTCGGACACCGCCGTGAGTGAGGATGTGGTCCGGACTTACACCGAGGGGCAGTCGCTGTACCACGACATGCTGACCGCCATTCGCGGGGCCAAGGAACTGATTTTCTTCGAGACGTACGTCTGGCGGGCCGACCTGTCGGGGCAAGAGTTCAAGACCGCCCTGATTGAGGCGGCCGAGCGCGGGGTCGAGGTCTACGTCATTTACGACGGGTTCGGGTCTTTCCTGCAGAGCCCGCGGTTCAAGATGTTCCCCCGGATCCCCACCCTGCACGTGCACAAGCTTCCCGAAATCAGGTTTGGCCTGCTGACGCTGAACGCCCGACGGACGGGACGGACCCACCGCAAGCTCCTGGTGGTGGACGATCAGGTGGGCTTCATCGGCGGTTTCAACATTGGCGACGATTTTGGCACCGAGTGGCGCGACACCCACCTGCGGGTGATTGGCCCCTCGGTCACCGAACTGTCCGACGGCTTTGTCACCTTCTGGAACTTCCTGCGCCGGCGCCACGAGCCGGAACTGGAGGACCGCTACGCGTCCCCGTGGATGGCCGAGATCACCACCGCCTTCAACCTGCCTTCGCGGCTGCTGTTCCCGATCCGCGGGCTCTACCTGGAGGCCTTCGATCGAGCTCAGGACCACATCTACCTGACCACGCCCTACTTCATTCCTGACCGGGAGTTCACCGCAGGTCTGCTGGCGGCCGTGCACCGCGGCGTCCAGGTGCGGATCCTGATTCCCGAGTATTCGAACCACATTCTGGCCGACTGGGTTTCCCGCCCCTACCTGGGCCCGCTGCTGCGAGGCGGGGTGGAGATCTGGCTCTATCAGCACGCCATGATTCACTCGAAGACCATGACGGTGGACGGCATTTGGGCCACGGTGGGGACGGCCAACATCGACCGCCTGTCCATGATGGGCAACGCGGAAGTGAACATGCAGATCGTCTCCCCCGAGTTCGCCCAGCGGATGGAGGAAGCTTTCAACAACGACCTGACCACCGCCCGGCAGCTGACGCTGGCCGAATGGGAGCAGCGCTCCTGGTTGACCAAGTTCACCGAGGTGCTGCTGGGTCCCTTCAACCCGGTGGTTTAG
- a CDS encoding sensor histidine kinase, whose amino-acid sequence MRTLGELVERSSSLQLGQADLDWLHLLMADWQVLADLAASDLVLWLPDSDGGFVAVALCRSGTSSTVHLDDIVGLHAPATRAEMLGEAFTSGRIVQSNDIRWAGSYSLSASYIPIAHQERIIAVLSREGNFSSFGNSSNHAKWTTQAADALCEMITLGEYPYESSPSMASRGGPRVNDGAILLSADGAVLEATPNANSCMRRLGVGPHLEGKVLAEHLTSVIRNHHNVDETLAVVAMGRASWVVEVEGHGATIAMRALPLTRSGRRVGAVLLTRDITETARREQELMTKDATIREIHHRVKNNLQTVSALLRMQSRRSDSPEVKQALYEAGRRVEAIATIHEALSHNVDEIVPFDDVAESILRMAAGVASTSHHVDVQVTGKFGLVPADAAAALATVLTELVTNSVEHGFPDRGGEITISAERCGDDLCVVVADNGVGMTEGSALGGLGTQIVNMMVTGELKGDISWDPGPDGGTVVTLRLNVERG is encoded by the coding sequence ATGCGAACCCTCGGTGAATTAGTGGAGCGATCCTCGTCCCTGCAGTTGGGACAGGCCGACCTGGATTGGCTGCACCTGCTGATGGCGGACTGGCAGGTGCTGGCTGACCTGGCTGCTTCCGACCTGGTGCTCTGGCTCCCCGACTCCGACGGCGGTTTCGTCGCGGTGGCCCTGTGCCGTTCCGGCACCTCCTCCACCGTTCACCTGGATGACATTGTTGGGCTGCACGCGCCCGCCACCAGGGCCGAGATGCTGGGGGAAGCTTTTACTTCCGGGCGGATCGTCCAGTCGAACGACATCCGGTGGGCCGGGTCGTACTCGCTGTCTGCTTCATACATTCCGATCGCGCATCAGGAGCGGATTATCGCTGTCCTGAGCCGGGAGGGGAACTTCTCTTCGTTTGGGAACTCCTCCAATCATGCCAAGTGGACCACGCAGGCGGCCGACGCGCTCTGCGAGATGATCACCCTGGGCGAATACCCCTACGAGTCCAGCCCTTCGATGGCTTCGCGCGGGGGACCCCGGGTCAACGACGGGGCGATCCTGCTCAGCGCCGATGGGGCGGTGCTGGAGGCCACTCCGAACGCCAACTCGTGCATGCGCCGGCTGGGGGTGGGTCCCCACCTGGAGGGCAAGGTGCTGGCCGAGCACCTGACCTCGGTGATTCGAAACCATCACAATGTGGACGAGACGCTGGCGGTTGTGGCCATGGGGCGGGCCTCCTGGGTGGTTGAGGTGGAGGGCCACGGCGCGACCATCGCCATGCGGGCGCTGCCGCTGACCCGCAGTGGGCGGCGCGTGGGTGCGGTCCTGCTGACCCGCGACATTACCGAAACGGCCCGGCGCGAGCAGGAGCTGATGACCAAGGACGCCACCATCCGGGAGATTCACCACCGGGTGAAGAACAACCTGCAGACGGTTTCCGCGCTGCTGCGGATGCAGTCGCGCCGATCGGACTCACCCGAAGTGAAGCAGGCGCTGTACGAGGCGGGGCGCCGGGTGGAGGCCATTGCCACCATTCACGAGGCGCTGAGCCACAACGTGGACGAGATTGTGCCGTTCGACGACGTGGCCGAGTCGATCCTGCGGATGGCGGCCGGGGTGGCCTCCACCTCTCATCACGTCGACGTGCAGGTCACCGGCAAGTTCGGACTGGTACCCGCCGACGCGGCCGCGGCCCTGGCCACGGTCCTGACCGAGTTGGTGACTAACTCGGTAGAGCACGGTTTCCCGGACCGGGGCGGTGAGATCACGATTTCGGCGGAGCGGTGCGGGGACGACCTCTGCGTCGTGGTGGCCGACAACGGGGTGGGGATGACGGAGGGTTCAGCCCTGGGAGGGTTGGGCACTCAAATCGTCAACATGATGGTCACCGGCGAACTCAAAGGGGACATCAGTTGGGATCCGGGTCCCGATGGGGGCACGGTGGTGACCCTGCGCCTGAACGTCGAACGGGGCTAG
- the gatA gene encoding Asp-tRNA(Asn)/Glu-tRNA(Gln) amidotransferase subunit GatA: MNPLLKESALELAAKLRAGTITSVELTQACLDRIGELNGYLNAFITVDEAGALAQAAEVDRRRAAGEELHPLAGVPIAVKDNIVTHGLETTCSSRILAGWIPPYDATVVTKLRAAGLPILGKTNLDEFAMGSSTEHSAFGVTRNPWDPERIPGGSGGGSAAAVAAYLAPLALGSDTGGSIRQPGAFTGTVGVKPTYGGVSRYGLVAMASSLDQIGPVARNVADAAALQELIGGHDHLDSTSLPEPVPAVAAAAEQARANRDASGLRIGIVKELSGEGYDAPVLAAFERTVDQLRAAGAEIIEVSCPSFDYAMAAYYLIMPAEASSNLARFDGMRYGLRVEPTDGPVTAESVMAATREAGFGDEVKRRIILGTHVLSAGYYDSYYGAAQKVRTLIQRDFDRVFAECDVLVSPSTPTPAFHIGERIDNPLAMYLNDAATVPANMAGVPALSVPNGRTEEGLPVGFQVVAPAKEDALMYRVAQLVEDLSEDISAHCPAADWSANVGEGE, from the coding sequence ATGAACCCGCTGCTGAAAGAATCTGCCCTCGAGTTGGCCGCCAAGCTGCGGGCCGGCACCATCACCTCGGTTGAGCTGACCCAGGCCTGCCTGGATCGAATTGGCGAGCTGAACGGTTACCTGAACGCTTTCATCACCGTGGACGAGGCGGGCGCGCTGGCACAGGCGGCGGAAGTGGATCGACGCCGGGCTGCCGGCGAAGAGCTGCACCCGCTGGCGGGCGTGCCGATTGCCGTCAAGGACAACATTGTCACCCACGGGCTGGAGACCACCTGCTCGTCCCGGATCCTGGCCGGGTGGATCCCGCCCTACGACGCCACCGTTGTCACCAAGCTGCGTGCGGCGGGCCTGCCGATCCTGGGCAAGACGAACCTGGACGAGTTCGCCATGGGTTCTTCCACCGAGCACTCGGCTTTTGGGGTGACCCGCAATCCTTGGGATCCCGAGCGGATCCCCGGTGGCTCTGGTGGCGGCTCGGCCGCTGCGGTGGCCGCCTATCTGGCCCCGTTGGCGCTGGGTTCGGACACGGGCGGCTCGATTCGCCAACCGGGCGCCTTCACCGGCACCGTCGGGGTCAAGCCCACCTACGGTGGGGTGTCCCGCTACGGCCTGGTGGCGATGGCGTCCTCGCTGGACCAGATCGGTCCCGTTGCCCGGAATGTGGCCGATGCGGCCGCCCTCCAGGAGCTGATCGGCGGACACGACCACCTGGATTCCACCTCGCTGCCCGAGCCGGTTCCGGCGGTAGCGGCCGCGGCCGAGCAGGCCCGGGCGAACCGGGATGCCTCCGGCCTGCGGATCGGAATTGTCAAGGAACTCTCCGGCGAAGGCTACGACGCCCCGGTGCTGGCCGCGTTCGAGCGGACCGTGGACCAGCTCCGCGCCGCCGGAGCGGAGATCATCGAGGTCTCCTGCCCCTCGTTCGACTACGCCATGGCCGCCTACTACCTGATCATGCCCGCGGAAGCGTCCTCGAACCTGGCTCGCTTCGACGGGATGCGCTACGGCCTGCGGGTTGAGCCCACCGACGGCCCGGTCACCGCGGAATCGGTAATGGCCGCAACCCGCGAAGCCGGGTTTGGCGACGAGGTGAAGCGCCGGATCATCCTGGGAACCCACGTGCTTTCAGCGGGCTACTACGACTCGTACTACGGGGCGGCCCAGAAGGTTCGGACCCTGATTCAGCGCGACTTTGACCGGGTGTTCGCCGAGTGTGACGTCCTGGTTTCCCCCTCGACCCCGACCCCCGCCTTCCACATTGGGGAGCGGATCGACAACCCGCTGGCCATGTACCTGAACGATGCCGCTACCGTGCCGGCCAACATGGCCGGGGTGCCGGCCCTGTCCGTCCCGAACGGCCGGACGGAAGAGGGCCTGCCGGTTGGCTTCCAGGTGGTTGCCCCCGCCAAGGAGGATGCCCTGATGTACCGGGTGGCTCAGCTGGTTGAGGACCTGTCTGAGGATATTTCCGCTCACTGCCCAGCGGCCGACTGGAGCGCCAACGTAGGCGAAGGAGAGTAA
- a CDS encoding WhiB family transcriptional regulator codes for MDWRSKAACLSVDPELFFPIGNTGPAIAQAAEAKRVCATCEVQEVCLQWAISNNQDAGVWGGMSEDERRALKRRAARARRNS; via the coding sequence ATGGACTGGCGTAGCAAAGCTGCGTGTTTAAGTGTTGACCCTGAGCTGTTTTTCCCGATCGGAAACACAGGGCCAGCAATCGCTCAGGCTGCCGAAGCAAAACGTGTCTGCGCCACCTGCGAGGTGCAGGAAGTGTGCCTCCAGTGGGCCATCTCGAACAATCAGGATGCCGGCGTTTGGGGCGGCATGAGTGAAGACGAGCGGCGCGCACTGAAGCGGCGCGCAGCCCGGGCCCGGCGCAACTCCTAG
- a CDS encoding FtsK/SpoIIIE domain-containing protein, which translates to MTEDLSPARALTTAHHLACVSGPDRGLVLPLVDGATLGRQTVPTWSDPSVSRLHARVRLGGNTRRAVGWLVLSSGREVPLRPGRKVQLGAGQWQLRARPTNLSWPSPTLRRAGGVRPWLRWLPLLLIGWWIWRYLPLSPTVLALAVGGALCLGLVGRWAWQLRRRHRLDGAFLALVWAANRSARSRDGPVEPVAVWTGSWGRGKLGLAPGEAVGVIGTDAGVAARWLAVQALVQRGSLRLDRAAGDQAKCDQTSGYQANGDQAGTLVLSDERGQIRLSWAPTVGELPEAPARLVQVCAPVGPRWLEQLGRAETAPSSLPSTVSATDLGLDLSVEATASRWRDFTWDWAVPVGLSPDPEPTVFTLDLPGQGPHALLAGATGSGKTVALQTWLWSLAIHVPPSSLRLILIDYKGGAGLQPLLTLPHVEVAVSDLEVDRVAWVIRRLRLLLQERKAQLRAAGYADLRQWEAAHQEGLAPLAPARFLVVIDEFQALAEDQAELLGAFTRLATQGRSLGLHLLVATQRPGHAISADLRAAIDLRIGLRFAEVADSVAILGDGRGAELPRNPGVAYCGPKLLQFAQLGPLPLPEVPPGPRTNWPVPLPTVLVSGPDTPRMELGVREGNPELVRVSWVGGALAIAAPRSAQAEVQTLAHRYGAQLAQESGSALTIVSTGAEGTVDPSNLADLSSVLLALDRGVPAVLVVDDLAAVSQEFDLHGLGLEFAHLWRSLVQRAGPPIHRIVAVDLDGTPAGRALTDRLFRLPTREALLEPALLRTLPQLDPDGTGVALSRGEAVSPTGGRLVALGQGFRPETPGPFLLQTFTRWDRTQPPAAPPLHSPWPTRSAQFSWREGPQLVATTPRPGPLATWQLPPGAGTWLTQLGFTVTELSQWTGVLTLGSTPFLALEPPLELLRSLANRSPGAALWLRAHYPYPPGCGVTNVDGTLSLVTILAPNTP; encoded by the coding sequence ATGACCGAAGATTTGAGCCCGGCGCGGGCGCTCACCACCGCCCACCATCTGGCCTGTGTGTCCGGGCCCGATCGGGGCCTGGTGCTGCCCCTGGTTGACGGGGCCACCCTGGGACGCCAGACGGTGCCGACCTGGTCGGATCCAAGCGTTTCCCGCCTTCACGCCCGGGTTCGACTGGGTGGTAACACTCGGCGCGCAGTCGGGTGGCTGGTCCTTAGCTCCGGTCGGGAAGTGCCGCTTCGTCCGGGGCGAAAAGTACAGCTGGGCGCGGGGCAATGGCAGCTTCGGGCGCGTCCCACCAACCTCAGCTGGCCGAGCCCAACTCTTAGGCGGGCCGGCGGGGTCCGTCCGTGGCTCCGGTGGCTGCCTCTGCTGCTGATCGGCTGGTGGATTTGGCGTTATCTTCCCCTGTCACCCACGGTGTTGGCCCTGGCAGTAGGCGGCGCGCTCTGCCTGGGACTGGTCGGCAGGTGGGCGTGGCAGCTTCGGCGCCGCCACCGCTTGGATGGGGCGTTCTTGGCCCTGGTGTGGGCGGCTAACCGGTCGGCCCGTTCCCGGGATGGGCCGGTCGAGCCGGTGGCGGTCTGGACTGGAAGCTGGGGTCGCGGGAAACTCGGTCTGGCCCCGGGCGAGGCGGTTGGGGTCATCGGCACCGACGCCGGGGTGGCGGCGCGCTGGCTGGCGGTGCAGGCACTTGTCCAACGCGGCAGCCTCCGGTTGGACCGGGCAGCGGGCGACCAGGCCAAATGCGACCAGACCAGCGGCTATCAAGCCAACGGCGACCAGGCAGGAACCCTGGTGCTGTCGGACGAGAGGGGGCAGATCAGGCTGAGTTGGGCCCCAACCGTGGGTGAACTGCCCGAGGCGCCCGCCCGGCTGGTCCAGGTTTGCGCCCCGGTCGGTCCCCGGTGGTTGGAGCAGTTGGGTCGGGCCGAAACTGCCCCCAGTTCGCTCCCGAGCACGGTTTCGGCCACCGACTTGGGGTTGGACCTGTCGGTTGAGGCCACCGCGAGTCGGTGGCGGGACTTCACCTGGGACTGGGCGGTCCCGGTGGGTTTGAGTCCGGACCCTGAACCAACGGTTTTCACCCTGGACCTACCCGGTCAGGGTCCTCACGCCCTCCTGGCCGGGGCCACCGGCAGCGGCAAAACTGTGGCGCTGCAAACCTGGCTCTGGTCACTGGCGATTCACGTGCCGCCGAGTTCCCTTCGCCTAATTCTGATTGACTACAAAGGCGGCGCCGGCCTGCAACCGCTGCTGACGCTGCCCCACGTGGAGGTGGCGGTCTCAGACCTGGAAGTTGATCGGGTGGCCTGGGTGATCAGACGGCTCCGGCTGCTCCTGCAGGAGCGCAAAGCTCAACTGCGGGCGGCCGGATACGCCGATCTGCGCCAGTGGGAGGCGGCCCACCAGGAGGGCTTGGCCCCCTTGGCCCCAGCGCGGTTCCTGGTGGTAATTGACGAGTTTCAGGCCCTGGCCGAGGACCAGGCAGAACTCCTGGGTGCCTTCACCCGCCTGGCCACCCAGGGCCGGTCCCTCGGTTTGCACCTGCTGGTGGCCACGCAAAGACCCGGACATGCCATCAGCGCCGATCTGCGGGCCGCGATCGACCTGCGGATCGGATTGCGATTTGCAGAGGTGGCCGACTCGGTCGCAATCCTAGGGGACGGCCGCGGCGCCGAGCTACCCCGCAATCCGGGCGTGGCCTACTGCGGACCGAAACTACTGCAGTTTGCCCAATTGGGGCCGCTCCCATTGCCGGAGGTGCCACCCGGGCCCCGGACTAACTGGCCCGTTCCACTCCCGACCGTGCTGGTCTCCGGCCCGGACACTCCCCGGATGGAGCTGGGGGTACGGGAAGGGAATCCTGAACTGGTGCGGGTCAGCTGGGTGGGCGGAGCCCTGGCGATCGCCGCGCCCCGCTCGGCCCAGGCTGAGGTACAGACGTTGGCCCACCGCTACGGGGCTCAGCTGGCCCAGGAATCCGGATCCGCGCTGACCATCGTCAGCACCGGGGCGGAGGGCACCGTCGACCCGTCCAACCTGGCTGACCTCTCCTCCGTCCTCCTAGCGCTCGACCGGGGGGTGCCGGCCGTCCTGGTGGTGGACGACCTGGCGGCCGTGTCCCAAGAATTCGACCTGCACGGGTTGGGGTTGGAGTTTGCCCACCTGTGGCGAAGCCTGGTTCAACGGGCCGGTCCCCCAATCCACCGGATTGTCGCCGTCGACCTAGATGGAACTCCCGCGGGCAGAGCCCTGACCGACCGATTGTTTCGCCTGCCCACGCGCGAAGCCCTGCTCGAACCGGCCCTCCTGCGGACCCTGCCCCAGCTGGACCCGGACGGCACCGGAGTGGCTCTGAGCCGAGGTGAGGCGGTCTCCCCCACCGGCGGCCGGCTGGTGGCCTTGGGCCAAGGATTTCGCCCCGAAACCCCCGGCCCGTTCCTGCTGCAGACCTTCACCCGGTGGGACCGGACCCAGCCACCGGCAGCGCCGCCGCTGCACAGCCCGTGGCCCACCCGCTCGGCCCAGTTCTCCTGGCGGGAAGGACCCCAACTGGTGGCGACCACCCCTCGGCCGGGGCCCCTGGCTACCTGGCAGCTGCCTCCTGGCGCCGGTACCTGGCTCACCCAACTCGGTTTCACCGTGACTGAACTGTCGCAGTGGACCGGGGTGCTGACGCTGGGATCAACTCCGTTTCTCGCACTCGAACCGCCCCTGGAGCTGCTCCGATCTCTCGCCAACCGCAGTCCCGGCGCCGCCCTCTGGCTGCGCGCCCACTACCCGTATCCGCCCGGGTGCGGCGTAACCAACGTGGATGGAACCTTGAGTTTGGTCACCATCTTGGCCCCCAATACCCCCTGA